The DNA segment gtacactgtacacttttatgttctaatatgctagaacgtctggtgtacgctgtacacttttatgttctaGTATGCTAGAACATCTGGTGTACgctgtacacttttatgttctaatatgctagaacgtctggtgtatgctgtacacttttatgttctaGTATGCTAGAACGTCTGGGGTACgctgtacacttttatgttctagtatgctagaacgtctggtgtacactgtacacttttatgttctagtatgctagaacgtctggtgtacactgtacacttttgtgttctagtatgctagaacgtctggtgtacactgtacacttttgtgttctagtatgctagaacgtctggtgtatactgtacacttttatgttcttgtatgctagaacgtctggtgtacactgtacacttttatgttctaatatgctagaacgtctggtgtacactgtacacttttatgttctagtatgctagaacatctggtgtacactgtacacttttatgttctaatatgctagaacgtctggtgtatgctgtacacttttatgttctaGTATGCTAGAACGTCTGGGGTACgctgtacacttttatgttctagtatgctagaacgtctggtgtacactgtacacttttatgttctagtatgctagaacgtctggtgtacactgtacacttttatgttctagtatgctagaacgtctggtgtacactgtacacttttgttctagtatgctagaacgtctggtgtatactgtacacttttatgttctaatatgctagaacgtctggtgtatgctgtacacttttatgttctagtatgctagaacgtctggggtacacttttatgttctagtatgctagaacgtctggtgtacactgtacacttttatgttctagtatgctagaacgtctggtgtacactgtacacttttatgttctagtatgctagaacgtctggtgtatactgtacacttttatgttcttgtatgctagaacgtctggtgtacactgtacacttttatgttctaatatgctagaacgtctggtgtacactgtacacttttatgttctagtatgctagaacatctggtgtacactgtacacttttatgttctaatatgctagaacgtctggtgtatgctgtacacttttatgttctaGTATGCTAGAACGTCTGGGGTACgctgtacacttttatgttctagtatgctagaacgtctggtgtacactgtacacttttatgttctagtatgctagaacgtctggtgtacactgtacacttttatgttctagtatgctagaacgtctggtgtacactgtacacttttgttctagtatgctagaacgtctggtgtacactgtacacttttatgttctagtatgctagaacgtctggtgtatgctgtacacttttatgttctagtatgctagaacgtctggggtacactgtacacttttatgttctaatatgctagaacgtctggtgtacactgtacacttttatgttctaGTATGCTAGAATGTCTggtgtacactgtacacttttatgttctagtatgctagaacatctggtgtacactgtacactttttcccaacctaattttccaaaaaacaactttatgtCGCTTTCTTTGGTCTCGATGTTTTCCAGATATGGCGGTTCAGAACTTTGTGGGCGATGCGTTCAGGGGCGCCACCTGGGTGGCCCTGCACAACGGCGGCGGCGTCGGCTGGTAAGGCCCGTCCTCCATCAGCATCCCACACCCGCGCGCTGCTGCGGCGTGACTTGACCGCTGCGGCGTGACTTGACCGCTGCGGCGTGACTTGACGCTCCATCCGCAGGGGCGAGGTGATGAACGGAGGCTTCGGCCTGCTGCTGGACGGCAGCGAGGAGGCGGCAAAGCGAGCCTCCCTGATGCTCAGCTGGGACGTCTCCAACGGGGTAAGCGGAGGGCGTAAGGCGGCGGTGGCCGACCAACGCTCATGTCTGTGTGCGGCAGGTGGCACGCCGCTGCTGGTGCGGAAACGCCAACGCCTACCAGACCATCCAGCGCACCATGGAGGAGGATGGAAAGCTGTGGGTCACCTTGCCTTTTCCTGTGGAGGATGAGCACATCCTGGACCGGGCCCTGCAGGGCTAGCTTAGCATACGTCCTAGCGTATGCTAAAGGGGAACATTCAGGGTGTTTGAAAGCACATCTCATGAGATCTAACTGAGAGCtgtttttcatattcatattcatattcatatagaGTCCCTGTCATGCAGCCAAATAATCCATGACTGTGGCAAACAGCTCTCAGTAGGATGCACTGCTgtgataaatacataatatttatGGTGGCCCCTATGGGTGTGGTCAGACGATGTGCTAGCATACATACCGATATCCTGCTTATGTCCAATGTTTGTTTCCCTACATATCTAAACGTAATGTTTTATCACTTATGTCCAATGTTTCCCTACATATCTAAACCTAATGTTTTATCACTTATGTCCAATGTTTCCCTACATATCTAAACCTAATGTTTTATCACTTATGTCCAATGTTTCCCTACATATCTAAACATCATGTTTTATCGCGTATATTCAATGTTTCTCTGCatatataaacatgttttatgGCATATGTCCAATGTTTCCCTCTGTTACATGTAACTGATCGTGGTAGCCCGCCACACCctgaaaatgaacttgaaaaCAATGTTGTATCAGTGTATATTCTGCTTGtgctataattattattattatttcccctCATGTAGAGCACAATTAGTTAGAAAACAAATTTCactttgctttattttgaagATCATGCACCGGAATAGCTGTCTATCGTAGCTAGATCACGTGAGCTAGAAATTCATGCTAACCTTAAAGTGTCTTAATAATGTTGTCCCGATGTATGTCCAATGTTTCTCTGCATACATAATCCTAATGTATTATTACGTAGGGCCGATGTTTGATTGCCCTGCATATAGAATGTCATCCATGATCACGTGTGTCCAATGTTTGGTTTCCCTGCACGTGCAACGTCGTGCATCCATCACGTATTGACGTGGCGTTGGTCCTTTAAGGGAGTGTGACGTCAGAGATGATCTACAGGGAGAGTCAAATCATCGTCACGAGGGACACGTCTGTTCGATGCCTGCTTGAATATGTTCCACGGTGTTCCAAGGAAGCCCGGATCCATTGGCGGGGAACTAGAAAAGCCACGTGCGCACTGGATGAAGGATGCATGAAGACGACGCGGAGGTGATGACCGCTCAACCCGGGACCGGCTGCGTCATGGCCGGATGTagcagcggcagcagcggcAGCGGCAGCGGCAGCGGCGTCCTCCCGCCCCCTGCTCACCCCGCGCCAGTGAAGTTGAGGAAGAACGCGGTGACGGACGACTATGACGTCACCTCGGAGGTGCTCGGATTGGGAACCAACGGCAAAGTGCTGGAATGTTTCTGCAAGCGGACCGGAGAGAAATGTGCTATAAAGGTGCGTCCGTCTTCACTGTCACGTGTTTCCCattggttagtgcgcagacctcacagctaggagaccagggttcaattccaccctcggccatctctgtgtggagtttgcatgttctccccgtgcatgcgtgggttttctccgggtactccggtttcctcccacattccaaaaacatgctaggttaattagccactccaaattgtccataggtatgaatgtgagtgtgaatggttgtttgtctatatgtggcctgggattggctggccaccagtccagggtgtaccccgcctctcgcccgaagacagctgggataggctccagcacccccgcgacccttgtgaggaaaaagcggtagaaaatgaatgaatgatattccTGGTTTTGCAGATGAATGAATTTtcctgaagtaggattccttatttagaaatctACACTATTTCCAAACCTTCCAAATCCACcgttaaacatcattagagtcctCTTGGTgagcaataacacccctatagtcacatttctaCTCTTATTAGCCACTATAGTCCACATAATGAACCAGTGCTGCTGTGTGTTGCCTATACGTGGCCCACTTAGAGGGGACGTGAGTGGGCTCCCCTCTAAGGTGGGCTCCCCTCTAAGTGGCCCCCAAGAGCCGTTTAGACTGTTTTATGCCGGCAGCAAAGCTTGATGAAGTTCTTCCGCTTGGTGACGTTTGGAACAGATATTGAACGACACACCCAAAGCTCGGCGGGAGGTGGATCTGCACTGGAGAGCTTCTGGGGGTCCACATGTGGTCCGCATCCTCAGCCTGTACGAGAACATGCGCCAAGGGAAGAAATGTCTGCTCATCGTCATGGAGTGGTGAGGAGAGCTTCTTCTTATTTGCTAGGTTCTGGCATGGTCACAGACGTGTCTGTACATGGAGGTGTCCATACATGGAGGTGTCCATAGATGGAGGTGTCCATAGATGGAGGTGTCCATAGATGGAGGTGTCCATACATGGAGGTGTCCATACATGGAGGTGTCCGTACATGGAGGTGTCCGTACATGGAGGTGTCCATACATGGAGGTGTCCATACATGGAGGTGTCCATACATGGAGGTGTCCATACATGGAGGTGTCCATAGATGGAGGTGTCCATACACGGAGGTGTCCATAGATGGAGGTGTCCATACACGGAGGTGTCCATCGATGGAGGTGTCCATAGATGGAGGTGTCCATCCATGGAGGTGTCCATACACAGAGGTGTCCATAGATGGAGGTGTCCATAGATGGAGGTGTCCATCCATGGAGGTGTCCATACACGGAGGTGTCCATAGATGGAGGTGTCCATAGATGGAGATGTCCATCCATGGAGGTGTCCATACTGCCTCCATTAGTTTTGGAAGGATGCTTTTCTATTTGGAGGTCTGAGCTCCAGGGAGTGGGATTGTGGTGACGTCCCCTGATGGTTGCCGTCTGTGTGTTAGCATGGAGGGAGGCGAGCTGTTCTCTTGCATCCAGGCCAGAGGGGACCAGGCCTTCACTGAGAGAGGTGGGTCACGCTCCTCACGCTAAATATCTCGAGTGGACCTCGCCAGAGAGCTGAGGGAGGTCACTTCCCCAACGTATTTTGACATCTTTGCAATCTCCAATCTCTGTCTACCTAGAGGCGTCCGAGATCATGCGTGACATCGGCTCAGCCATCCAGTACCTCCATCTTATGGACATCGCCCACAGGGACGTCAAGGTAGAACACGTAAAACAACATCTTCCATCCGGATGATCTCCTCATGTCTGTCACTTCAGCCTGAAAACCTGCTGTACAGCACCAAGGACAGCAACGCTGCTCTCAAACTGACCGACTTTGGCTTCGCAAAGGAGACCACGCCCCACAACGCCCTACAAACGCCCTGTTACACGCCATACTATGTTGGTGGGTGTTTACGTCTCACACGCCATGAGATCAGGGGGGTGTTTACATCTCACACGCCATACTGTAGGtaccatactatactataagTACTATAGGtaccatactatactataagTACTGTAGGTCCcccaatgatgcacattagcactcagtcatcaaatcttaccttcatGGGTTCCCACTTAGTGTCAGCAAATAGGAGGTGAAAGGAGGTTGCTATGATAGGCAATGATGTATCTTTGCTGGGCGTTTCTACTCATGAACGTTCTAATCtggtgcgtgtgtgcgtgtgtgcatgtgtgtgcgtgtgtgcatgtgtgtgtatgcgtgtgtgtgtgcgtgtgcgcgtgtgtccACTCAGCTCCTGAAGTGCTGAGCTCGGAGAAATAcgacaagtcatgtgacatgtggTCCCTGGGCGTCATCATGTACATCCTGTGAGTATGAAGAGCGTCCGGCGAGAGCGATCCGGTTTCCACGTTTCCCGTCTTTTGTCTTTTCCCATCAGGCTGTGCGGATTCCCTCCCTTCTCCTCCAGCTCCGGCCAGGCCATCTCTCCCGGGATGAAGCAGCGCATCCGACTGGGACAGTACCAGTTCCCGGAACCCGAGTGGTCGGACGTTTCCGAGGAAGGTGAGAAGTGGAAGCGTGTGCCGGATGGTAGCGTGGAAGCTAAGGATGCGTTCATTAGCTTCTTGTGACGTCACACGCCTAGCGGACAcaagattaggtacacctgcacacggAATGAGATCCAGCACAAGAAGTTGCATCATCCAAAGGTTTTGATGTAAGTGGAGCACTTGGGTGCAGGACTTGATgccaaccagcagaggcgcccTTGAGTCAGTCTTATGTAGTTAGCTAGCCcaagaagggggtggggggggtggagcTCCTTCCACGCTACGGCACAACTCCTCCAGGTACGAGTATACTATAATACaacactggcatggaaacaggagttcagtaCATTCATGCAAACATTCTACCATCCCGTGTAAAAAAGAATGCAGCAATTGTagtggaaacaggagttcagaacattcacacAAATATTCACCCTTTCCATTTaaaactcatttaaaaaaaatgacaattgccatggaaacaggagttcagaacattcacatCAATATTTTCCCATCTTATATTAAATAATGTggggaaaatgaatggaaagagGAGTTCAGAATGTTCTCATTATAATGTGGAAAAAGAATGAagtggcatggaaacaggagttgagagactaagtgtgtgtgtgtgtgtgtgtgtgtgtgtgtgtgtgtgtgtgtgtgtgtgtgtgtgtgtgtgtgtgtgtgttgtgcagcCAAGCAGCTGATAGTGCAGCTGCTGAAGACGGAGCCGAGCGAAAGGATGAGCGTGGGCCAGTTCATGAGCCATCCGTGGATCAGCGTAAGTGGCCATGTTGGTTCATGAGCCATCCGTGGATCAGCGTAAGTGGCCACGTGGGCGTGTTCAGCCATGACATCCTTCTTGCGTGTGTGCGTTCTCCCCCCACAGCAGTCCGCGGacgtcccccccacccccctccacaCCTCGCGTGTTCTGAGCCAGGACAGAGAACTGTGGGACGACGTGAAGGTGAGCGTCCCCGTCCGGATGTTTGTGTGGGCGACAGGAGGAGGTCAGGCTGACGTGCTGGGTTGGTTCCATCAGGGGGAAATGACCAACGTCTTGGCCACCATGCGTGTGGACCACAAGCAGAAAAAGATGATGATTAAAGATCTGGACACGTCCAACAACCCCCTGCTCAACAAAAGACGCAAGAGGACGTGAGGAGACCAAGGTCCCGACGGTAGAACACAATGATCAGAATCCTGGCCAGAATGCACCACTTCCTGGTCCACTCACGTTGACATCGTACGCAGACACGAGACCACAACAAGTCTACTCACGAGTAGCAGCGCTAGTCTGGCTCTATTTCTATTCATGTCCATTCATTGTCTTAGGAAAACACAAGGGAACACTATTTAGCATGTCTTCTGTTAGCATACTACAACATCAAGTAGGAAAATACACAGTCAACTTGTCAAGGGAACACTATTTAGCGTGTCTTCTGTTAGCATACTACAACATCAAGTAGGAAAATACACAGTCAACTTGTCAAGGGAACACTATTTAGCGTGTCTTCTGTTAGCATACTACAACATCAAGTAGGAAAATACACAGTCAACTTGTCAAGGGAACACTATTTAGCGTGTCT comes from the Doryrhamphus excisus isolate RoL2022-K1 chromosome 18, RoL_Dexc_1.0, whole genome shotgun sequence genome and includes:
- the LOC131106336 gene encoding MAP kinase-activated protein kinase 2-like; the encoded protein is MHEDDAEVMTAQPGTGCVMAGCSSGSSGSGSGSGVLPPPAHPAPVKLRKNAVTDDYDVTSEVLGLGTNGKVLECFCKRTGEKCAIKILNDTPKARREVDLHWRASGGPHVVRILSLYENMRQGKKCLLIVMECMEGGELFSCIQARGDQAFTEREASEIMRDIGSAIQYLHLMDIAHRDVKPENLLYSTKDSNAALKLTDFGFAKETTPHNALQTPCYTPYYVAPEVLSSEKYDKSCDMWSLGVIMYILLCGFPPFSSSSGQAISPGMKQRIRLGQYQFPEPEWSDVSEEAKQLIVQLLKTEPSERMSVGQFMSHPWISQSADVPPTPLHTSRVLSQDRELWDDVKGEMTNVLATMRVDHKQKKMMIKDLDTSNNPLLNKRRKRT